In Populus alba chromosome 1, ASM523922v2, whole genome shotgun sequence, a single window of DNA contains:
- the LOC118042561 gene encoding LOW QUALITY PROTEIN: protein PAF1 homolog (The sequence of the model RefSeq protein was modified relative to this genomic sequence to represent the inferred CDS: inserted 2 bases in 1 codon), whose product MASYRPFPAPPPPPPPQQPPQPQPPPPPQQLQRPNQYPQNYNPQLAPPPPPQNYQNFSQHYPQPPRPXPAPPLPHQQYPYQPPPPPESSYPPPPPTAPQQQRPPPPNLYYPPSHYGHQPMQHPPPPPPPPPSSPPPSSSAPPPPPPSSPPPAPLAVERDKGVYRESREYDNSNHGKHHHQQQKPQLPPVGKKVNGHSGRVETDQERRLRKKREFDKQRQEEKHRQLLKESQNPALPKNQTMSSQKGHGSIVGSRLGDRRATPLLGGERTENRLKKPTTFLCKLKFRNELPDPSAQPKLMPLKRDKDRFTKYTITSLEKMYKPQLYVEPDLGIPLDLLDLSVYNPPSVRPPLAPEDEELLRDDETVAPVKRDGIRRKERPTDKGVSWLVKTQYISPLSMESTKSLNKNQAKELREMKSGRNLLDNLNNRERQIKEIQASFEANKLPPVHATNKNLHPIEVLPLLPDFERYEDKFVTATFDGAPTADAENYNKFNPSDREAYESRAIMKACVATGSDPTNPEKFLAYMVPLPDEMSKDMHDESEDISYSWIREYHWDIRGDDANDPTTFLVSFDEAEARYLPLPTKINLTKRRAREGRSGDEIEHFSVPSRVTVRKRAVAATIEQRDLGAASSSRGNDSRMGGRFEDDDGLGRLQRVAQDEDLGQSSEAEDEMSE is encoded by the exons ATGGCCTCCTACAGGCCATTCCctgcaccaccaccaccaccgccaccacaacaaccaccacaaccacaaccaccGCCACCACCACAACAACTGCAAAGACCAAATCAGTATCCTCAAAATTACAATCCTCAATTggccccaccaccaccaccacaaaacTATCAGAATTTCTCGCAACATTACCCTCAGCCGCCCCGCCC GCCCGCCCCTCCATTGCCTCACCAACAATACCCTTATCAGCCACCCCCTCCTCCTGAATCCTCATACCCACCTCCTCCTCCAACAGCACCACAACAGCAACGGCCACCACCACCTAATTTGTACTACCCGCCTTCACATTACGGTCATCAACCAATGCAGcatccacctccacctccaccccCTCCCCCTTCATCTCCTCCACCTAGTTCTTCAGCTCCACCCCCACCACCTCCCAGCTCCCCACCCCCAGCCCCACTTGCTGTTGAAAGAGATAAAGGGGTATATCGGGAGAGTAGGGAATATGATAATTCCAATCAtgggaaacatcatcatcaacaacaaaagCCACAGCTTCCACCAGTGGGAAAGAAGGTGAATGGGCACTCTGGGAGGGTGGAGACAGATCAGGAGAGGAGGTTGAGGAAGAAGAGAGAGTTTGACAAGCAAAGGCAGGAGGAGAAGCATAGACAGCTGTTGAAAGAGTCACAGAACCCAGCTCTGCCGAAGAACCAGACGATGTCTTCTCAGAAAGGGCATGGTTCCATTGTTGGTTCGCGATTGGGGGATAGGAGGGCCACTCCATTGTTGGGTGGGGAGAGGACTGAGAATAGGTTGAAGAAGCCAACGACCTTCTTGTGCAAGTTGAA ATTCCGGAATGAACTTCCTGATCCGAGTGCCCAACCAAAGCTGATGCCTTTAAAGAGAGATAAAGATCG ATTTACAAAATACACAATCACATCTTTGGAGAAAATGTATAAACCTCAACTATACGTTGAGCCAGATCTTGGAATACCTCTGGACCTGCTTGATCTCAGTGTATACAA CCCTCCTAGTGTTAGACCACCTCTTGCTCCTGAAGATGAGGAATTGTTGCGTGATGATGAGACAGTCGCCCCTGTAAAAAGAGATGGCATAAGAAGAAAAGAACGGCCAACAGATAAAGGTGTTTCTTGGCTGGTTAAGACACAGTATATATCTCCTCTGAGCATGGAGTCAACCAAA TCTCTGAacaaaaaccaagctaaagaaCTGAGAGAAATGAAGTCAGGTCGGAATCTTTTGGACAATCTCAATAACAG GGAGAGACAGATCAAGGAAATTCAAGCATCGTTTGAGGCAAACAAGTTACCTCCTGTGCACGCAACTAATAAAAACTTACATCCAATCGAGGTTCTGCCTCTGCTACCTGATTTTGAGCG GTATGAAGATAAATTTGTCACGGCAACATTTGATGGTGCTCCTACAGCTGATGCAGAAAATTACAACAAGTTCAATCCATCTGACCGTGAAGCCTATGAATCACGg GCTATTATGAAAGCTTGTGTGGCAACTGGTTCAGATCCAACTAACCCAGAAAAATTTTTGGCATACATGGTACCTTTGCCTGATGAG ATGTCAAAGGATATGCATGATGAGAGTGAGGATATCTCATATTCTTGGATTCGGGAGTATCATTGGGAT ATACGGGGGGACGATGCGAATGACCCTACAACGTTCCTTGTTTCATTTGACGAGGCTGAAGCTCGCTACTTG CCTCTTCCCACaaagattaatttaacaaaGAGGAGAGCCAGAGAGGGAAGATCAGGTGACGAGATTGAACATTTTTCTGTACCCTCAAGAGTAACCGTGAGGAAAAGAGCCGTTGCTGCTACAATTGAACAGAGGGATTTGGGG GCTGCTTCAAGTTCAAGGGGTAATGATTCAAGGATGGGAGGAAGGTTTGAGGATGATGATGGCCTTGGAAGACTACAGAGGGTCGCTCAAGATGAGGACCTTGGACAGTCTAGTGAGGCAGAAGATGAGATGTCTGAATGA